In a genomic window of Penaeus monodon isolate SGIC_2016 chromosome 27, NSTDA_Pmon_1, whole genome shotgun sequence:
- the LOC119590620 gene encoding flocculation protein FLO11-like (The sequence of the model RefSeq protein was modified relative to this genomic sequence to represent the inferred CDS: added 118 bases not found in genome assembly), which translates to MRDGGLMGISEPLEASRGHAFATHAPSISSAASTMGGGRVRFVRLIRRPGESYGFSLRGGREHGTGFFISHVEVGSEAYMQGLRAGDQLLRVNNLSVERAVHHEVTAMVQGKSSVVLKVKSAGIIPVKEHRGDPLTWLVVDDDEDLSDHGTDTYSQSLPSAHESEHEQFDQAPPTQPSVGHGGNENHARVYISCTGKVGLGCSICKGPAEKPGIFVQSVRGGGVARNAGLRPGDQIIACNDVSFTHLEFAEAVYVLKSSPRLVLDVIRGAGLDLVAGESSGYNSSASSVAGDQTPPSSSSSEPRDSDHSVTNRLSAVSRHLTLDRSRGWREIESEWAEAEAQEKRRVLQTNQRTLKTRAQRDANHRIGSSLSSRSLGNLSAALREEEDEEQRTAFRDAPTSQAHPSPARGLLTPTHAHYKPALRSTRSSSDVTDDTSHKIALVTSADPHVNNIVVTTGPKDERDAVSRLDQLSNPSASSRTSTLSSGSSQVTVRSSCGSGGSPTVGKAVSRESVVEQQLRELREEQRRLQEEANRLAQERRKFEEEKRRGVERTQSAPLAPLVITCSGQALPPHQQPPPSPTSSIASGRHTTRVLIKSPPPPPPPRKNTTSLSSRSSFHPQQQQVSPPASPAHSSSSSSGVGSSCGSSAAPRRCKSIGSLSASSGESAVWEDSLIPTHPTLVNTHSGFRSSMPPPTPPKPPAHSAAPMSSTNSPYTLGGVPPPPPPPPPLPTSTAKPSLAAALSKELERRSAQEAQSGASEDAKAQIIQEKIDAFKKEKVKSGLGGHNTAQHDKLMQEFKIAHKKMFVSKENLRDISSEEDKEKKETKPEAKPVNYVKVTETPPVPREFTSKIISNSTINKTPLRAMNNVSKTPSLMNGLTTPAKTTSKPNFLIREANSNVNGKTPIANIYNVKTSLPSSSPSTNQVSPSSIPLPPPPPPPPPLHHHKSQPPIVPAKPNPKTSVNSPHTQPMSASTSSHSISRPKSMAMSNSGLGHSPHQSRSPASGVPPPPPPMPGMCTLLPPAQTEQLGGITTNQSTSAVSTPTKSPLRPHGGVVLDEFKPGEKNSLTVKPPNTYFDAGKQTSGKPLVSIGAYPSPNHRPPPVKMDFLPSPSANGEQTAGAAKNSNTPVKAKLQSELESTLSRSNLRQRFAAQELPPDPPSEASGTKQESKSSSYTTTTITNNNTSPNASLSSKYRTLGQDAPSVTIMKGGSGKENEAPDSPPTGILKASGPSSIRPLQKSISFGDVTTVGEDDPRT; encoded by the exons ATGCGCGACGGAGGACTCATGGGCATCAGCGAGCCCCTGGAGGCGTCCCGCGGCCACGCCTTCGCCACCCACGCGCCCTCCATCTCCTCGGCCGCCTCCACCATGGGCGGCGGCCGAGTGAGGTTCGTGAGGCTCATCAGGAGGCCGGGCGAGTCCTACGGGTTCAGCCTGAGGGGCGGCCGGGAGCACGGCACAGGCTTCTTCATATCCCACGTCGAGGTCGGCTCCGAGGCCTACATGCAGGGCCTGAGG GCCGGCGACCAGCTTCTGCGTGTTAACAACCTGAGCGTGGAGCGAGCTGTGCACCACGAGGTCACGGCGATGGTTCAGGGCAAGTCCTCCGTTGTTCTGAAGGTCAAGAGCGCCGGAATCATCCCAGTCAAAGA ACACCGCGGAGACCCCCTGACGTGGCTGGTGGTCGACGACGACGAGGACCTGTCAGACCACGGCACGGACACGTACAGCCAGTCCCTGCCCTCAGCCCACGAGAGCGAGCACGAGCAGTTCGACCAGGCGCCCCCCACGCAGCCCAGCGTCGGCCATGGGGGCAACGAGAACCACGCACGAGTCTATATCTCTTGCACGGGGAAGGTCGGCCTCGGGTGCAG CATCTGCAAGGGCCCGGCAGAAAAGCCTGGGATCTTCGTGCAGAGCGTGCGTGGCGGGGGCGTCGCGAGGAATGCAGGTCTACGGCCGGGGGACCAGATCATCGCCTGTAATGATGTTAGCTTCACACACTTGGAATTTGCCGAG GCGGTGTACGTGCTGAAGTCCTCGCCGCGCCTTGTCCTCGACGTCATCCGCGGCGCCGGACTCGACCTCGTGGCGGGAGAGTCCTCGGGTTACAATTCCTCGGCCTCGTCAGTAGCGGGAGACCAGACGCCGCCGTCTTCGTCCTCCTCAGAGCCCAGGGACTCGGACCACAGCGTCACCAACAG ACTAAGTGCCGTGAGCCGCCACCTGACCCTCGACCGGTCCCGCGGCTGGAGGGAGATTGAGTCCGAGTGGGCCGAGGCCGAGGCGCAGGAGAAGCGCAGGGTGCTGCAGACGAATCAGCGGACGCTCAAGACACGCGCGCAG CGTGACGCCAACCACCGTATTGGCAGCTCCTTGAGCAGCAGATCCCTCGGCAACCTGAGTGCAGCCCtaagggaggaagaagacgaggagcaGCGCACCGCTTTCAGAGATGCCCCGACTTCGCAGGCCCACCCTTCGCCCGCCCGCGGCCTTCTCACGCCCACTCACGCTCACTACAAACCCGCCCTGAGGAGCACCCGGTCCAGCAGTGACGTAACGGATGACACGAGCCACAAGATCGCCCTGGTGACATCAGCGGATCCGCATGTGAATAACATCGTGGTGACGACGGGACCCAAGGACGAGCGGGACGCCGTCTCGCGCCTGGATCAGCTCTCCAACCCGTCGGCGAGCAGCAGG ACGTCGACCCTGAGCAGTGGTTCATCCCAGGTGACAGTGCGGTCCTCCTGCGGTAGTGGTGGGTCTCCCACAGTGGGCAAAGCGGTGTCCAGGGAGTCTGTGGTGGAGCAGCAGTTGAGGGAGCTGCGGGAGGAACAACGCCGCCTGCAGGAGGAAGCTAACAGACTGgcacaagagagaagaaaatttgaG GAGGAGAAGCGACGTGGGGTAGAGCGTACTCAGAGCGCCCCGTTGGCCCCCCTTGTGATCACCTGCTCGGGACAGGCCCTTCCCCCTCACCAACAGCCGCCCCCCAGTCCAACATCGTCCATCGCCAGTGGGCGCCACACAACGCGGGTGTTAATCAagtccccaccaccccctccaccacctcgcAAAAATACAACCTCACTATCCTCCCGTAGCAGCTTCCATCCTCAACAACAGCAGGTTTCTCCCCCTGCTTCTCCAGctcacagcagcagcagtagcagtggaGTTGGGTCATCCTGTGGCTCCTCCGCTGCTCCAAGGCGGTGCAAAAGCATTGGGTCCTTGTCTGCTAGTAGTGGTGAGAGTGCAGTGTGGGAagactcgctcattcccactcatCCCACCCTCGTCAATACACATTCAGGATTTCGGTCTTCCatgcctcctcctactcctccaaaACCTCCTGCACATTCAGCAGCACCCATGAGTAGCACAAATAGCCCCTATACCTTAGGAGGAGTT AACCTAGTTTAGCAGCAGCCCTTAGTAAGGAATTGGAGCGACGCAGTGCCCAA GAGGCACAGTCAGGTGCAAGTGAAGATGCAAAAGCTCAAATTATTCAGGAAAAAATTGAtgcatttaagaaagaaaaagtgaagagtGGGCTTGGAGGACACAATACTGCTCAGCATGACAAG CTGATGCAGGAATTTAAAATTGCTCATAAGAAAATGTTTGTTAGCAAAGAGAACTTGAGGGACATTTCTAgtgaggaagataaggagaagaaagagacgaaaccAGAAGCAAAACCAGTCAACTACGTAAAAGTCACCGAAACACCCCCAGTCCCGAGGGAGTTCACCTCAAAAATCATCAGCAACAGCACCATCAACAAGACGCCCCTCAGAGCAATGAACAACGTCTCAAAAACACCGAGCTTGATGAATGGCCTAACAACTCCTGCCAAGACCACCAGCAAGCCCAACTTCCTTATAAGAGAAGCAAACAGTAATGTCAATGGCAAGACTCccattgcaaatatatacaacGTTAAAACAAGCCTGCCATCCTCATCTCCATCAACAAACCAGGTATCCCCTTCCTCTATACCTTTG ACAAGTCTCAACCTCCCATTGTCCCtgccaaacccaaccccaaaacaagtGTAAATAGTCCTCACACTCAACCTATGTCTGCCTCTACCTCCAGTCACAGTATTTCTAGGCCTAAATCTATGGCCATGTCAAACTCTGGCCTCGGCCACTCTCCTCATCAGTCCCGTTCACCAGCGTCAGGAgtcccgccccccccgcccccaatgcCCGGGATGTGCACCCTGCTTCCCCCTGCT CAGACTGAGCAGCTTGGAGGCATCACCACAAACCAGTCAACTTCAGCAGTGTCAACACCCACGAAATCTCCACTACGTCCTCATGGAGGAGTTGTGTTAGACGAGTTCAAACCAGGAGAAAAAAACTCCTTAACAGTAAAGCCACCAAACACCTACTTTGACGCAGGAAAGCAAACCTCTGGCAAACCTCTTGTCTCTATTGGTGCATATCCATCACCCAACCACAGACCACCACCAGTCAAAATGGACTTCCTGCCCTCACCCAGTGCCAATGGGGAACAGACAGCAGGTGCAGCTAAGAATTCCAACACCCCTGTGAAGGCAAAGCTACAGAGTGAACTTGAATCTACCCTGAGTCGCTCGAACCTCCGTCAGCGTTTTGCTGCTCAGGAACTCCCCCCGGATCCTCCCTCAGAAGCTTCAGGTACTAAGCAAGAATCCAAGTCCTCAAGTTACACCA GCTTCATTATCAAGTAAATATCGGACATTAGGCCAGGATGCTCCTTCTGTAACCATAATGAAAG GTGGTAGCGGCAAGGAAAATGAGGCCCCAGACTCCCCTCCTACAGGTATCCTGAAGGCTTCTGGCCCATCTTCCATCAGGCCCCTGCAGAAGTCCATATCATTCGGTGATGT AACAACAGTAGG